In the Deinococcus ficus genome, one interval contains:
- a CDS encoding acylphosphatase, whose protein sequence is MRLTALITGTVQGVGYRRYVQRYARDLKLQGYAENLSDGRVEVVAEGHEQDLERLLHWLHRGPPHARVTRVETQYSEHTGLNDFHVY, encoded by the coding sequence ATGCGCCTCACCGCCCTGATCACCGGCACCGTCCAGGGCGTCGGGTACCGCCGTTACGTGCAACGCTACGCCCGCGACCTGAAGCTGCAAGGCTACGCCGAGAACCTCAGCGACGGCCGCGTGGAGGTCGTCGCCGAGGGCCACGAGCAGGACCTGGAACGCCTGCTGCACTGGCTGCACCGCGGCCCCCCGCACGCCCGCGTGACCCGCGTGGAAACCCAGTACAGCGAACACACCGGCCTGAACGACTTCCACGTGTACTGA
- a CDS encoding translocation/assembly module TamB domain-containing protein has translation MNEDTPRPGGPSPTPDQPGSPPLPPARRRRAWPWVLGVLAALALVVAFAPALFGGLLLARLGEQAGVTAGRVTGPLWSPSLTDAALTQPGLSVQAGRAGVQVAAIDPLKRVVRLNVAVRDGQVNLKLKELFDGLGGGGGAGGGGGWQVLLNRVDVRDTRLTVDGKGVNVPDGQFGVSTAADGTIRVRGRTEEGDLNADVRVRDTAAGPQEYVVRLDADARVINHYWPAVTAGRLTGQYVFGNGPVKGEINLRGGALRVPDAGFVTVTDITGHATHEGDDIGLTLEGRGWDGPITARGGVSLRGGQENWTLTADARPTLHGLGRALGTDGQGDIDLRVTANGWSTVRVKAYVKAPEGTFAGVDMRDVQAEYTFLNRDGQSTPQTNDVAFSGTTLLAGTQEVQGRWAFGREGRLTWTGEFAGQPLDTRGDIDAQNVVAVSGRALGGPLSGTFALNGARIDAVLNPEYGDVRGRIAVRGTPQDLRGTLTGGQAGPFPLSGQATFGPAGLSADLGTVKLDLDPKLRGTWQVEGLAGAGLTLNGAGRLNVGTGDLNGWVAAQVPGVEDTLRGPLTMNFLQSRATFTAGRQVINWRGNRFGLLARDLRVAGGLTVNGNALYTTAGLVGGRLTATGNGLRLTGVGQGRTVNLRGSVNGVNVTADAETKAPFRTQARLDGTGIQATLSVQDGIRFTLNTAGARAQGVIDGQNWTAQGRVNLAALRPLVNVDDLTGTLDLNLRGLGGSARVNAAAQGARVQGVLTRAGGVATADLTAAAQGAVARLSGRVYPEVRVTGTVEAQGQRLNAALTGPYSALTARVTGRTTALTLGGVSLPAQAVNLTGTLTPAMTARGRWGDLNVTYSARTGLVGVQGTQALGVAGVSARVTGQATWGPGFQGQVNASGVTTDGEYRLSLRGPWSGLNVQARSRQGLRATGRLALPDLTYRLNVRGPLPDGLSVQGQIAGTGLDPRGTLTVFDAGGGSARVALRGLENFDVTAGRLSLGGQTVTGTLTARAGRLSGDLTAGPLRIVARDGRFTASGTFADHRVQAAGRLTLPSTVSNLTLNLDGPYLSGSARGDLTSLRGAVRFKGTTLGAAPAVVRVPGQVFPLTASVTPLRVSVGGLTWAGGTWSGAQSAAYALNGTPGRVRLTGSGAVLAAEPTGPLAGRVTLLPTLGGSLSTSLAPVVTGLPAELRRELVPGRLVARVAGTGAALSLSGTRYLGDPLGLNARLSWGQGLRVSGALTHPGTRVPVVLDGRNLSVQGAVLSGRALRPWLPGAQGTLALTLNVPDLNFDRAQGQADVNLSAQGQTARGQVSLRGGQLSANLSSTLAGRRVQARGPLYPRADAVLTMDGVQGTLTGDARRELRLVAAGTFERQPLTLRVTAAGLTNGRGLVTATGTVLGANLDVRAAQGRGAGLAAWAVDGQLSVPDLRPLAGTDGRLAATLGGTLADLRASVSGQAAGVGFAGPVRYAGGSLSVSGVRASRDGVQAVATGTVFPTLNLQARAQLDLGLPGTYTAQVGGSFSRPRVDVQGVMRNAPQGLQAGGSRVAARLSGKDWRATFTGAPLSGTVRGQLGANALGGLLDAALTVNAPFLAEGAAVRLSGTTGWNAKAGWKGSLRAVGDLGGEALDAFLDGRGALDVTARLGTGTREANLRAQLPASLPFRPGGTVALSAFDVGALWGRAGQLAVSGQGTLGGRTWAALEARFAGRVADTAGELSGDLGLNYRAGNVDVRLAGPRVQGGGTLQDGVYRASLRAEAFNAARLLPAGLDLRRLSFAGSAEVRGTLARGPELVTLRGVAVQGEHAQAGPFTLFGSGEYREGAAGQPGVLSAALAGSLRGGALRLDGSLPSGVRLTVRDVPLVYPGAASLGEGQLTTDLTLRGTVQDPAVEGTLTARTRDLDARATVAGRLRNPDLTARITLLGDTSGTLYAQASGLDLARGTAQVRVYGAAAQGEARVNLDLNGTWPALRGTLTARLNGLDDPVTLTGDGQGGFDLTAGRLGGGRVALARGSGFVPLVSGSLALTPLPLVDGTGDLRLNVALSGPVTDVQLAGTLAAPRVTAFGVTLENLTGTLAGPLSRLTGTVRQGGRTVATLADSTLTLTDLRAQAAGSTVSLSGPVTLAGEADLTASATGTFGGTVKAAYRAGQLSLDGAVTGPQDLRAALNVKASQTAGWSGKVRLTGGPAGVLTDPADLSVGGPFAHPRLDGPAGVLGAGVRVLATTDGVQLRFVDGRGAAASGVLSLRPDENGEWVWGGAASLTRPELSLSVTPTGPVADPQVLLSVRRGEWQVSGSGSLRRADLSVSDGEREGTLVWTGERIAANLPGLNLARLGLEGVSGVVTATGEVTTGTQDGVVNVNVRGLSTPAELPYLGVDLRGDVQARVTLDGGRPSVTGVAQLPAGTLNLSARQTPQGPWVGQASGTLRRTEPAQGAAAGRSGTLAVNVTASSTGLSGTVNASTYPLDIAGQRLSVNGAVQLQGQTFDLDVVARSTLTADAAGQARIRGSGGLADLIPALQGVLAVRPTDAGYSLNAVLDELNIADLKLAPALSGRVNGEFNLREGGGTFRLESAALRVGAKTLSARLEGTQVSGDWRIRGLLGESEFTAGLSGGEVYGQGNLYALPLGAVVGALTGSTPGEGVVTGVARFRFPLADPLAGTLVVVAERIRVSATSGEGEARVTETLLGSGTLDFAARELRRVNIQLSGAGTWDVRGQYTRESVELSAKFTGTTFTPVLQLVPALAGLDPSLKGTLTLSAAGTYDRPRGQVNVENLSGTLAGLSLQVPAFAGLLPDSGAFSGAGRVKTGGTVGADGEVKVAGQLTLGKLGGTRVTFGGLLAPQALGALPDTTLALSQGENDTWRLDAQSRSTNPVTGAGSLTLTGVLAPRWDLTLQARNYNLPISLIYARESALNADLRAVDDGTQVRVTGALDFIRLTLGRVNAVNVIPAPGRTTSTDTSQGAVDYASPLPEELTTFPRPRDPNAGEERPALPLLERLVFDDVAIRAPNGIRVDENLARAEFSGNLVLSGTGARPLLTGQITAQRGTLTLRENDFTITSGAVQFDGTGLFPTFDLTATGQVTAVTTGQRVPVTLNVKGQFVARSDGVNALDLTTTLSCAGGNACLDPDTRLAYTEAELYALVATGVPNLTALPGNLAAVGTSAVQTALNLFVLGELERNIARAFGLDVFRFTPNIDAVTGELGATFTVGSYLTRSLYLQYQVDLKGNGLFGATYTTPDNRFTFKVSTPLTGLNLESIKPSFSAGWNFSDRTTFTVALENDEDKATIKFGVTFRIYPRY, from the coding sequence ATGAACGAGGACACGCCCCGGCCCGGCGGCCCCAGCCCGACCCCGGACCAGCCCGGGTCGCCGCCCCTGCCCCCGGCGCGGCGCCGTCGGGCGTGGCCGTGGGTGCTGGGCGTCCTGGCGGCCCTGGCCCTGGTGGTCGCGTTCGCGCCGGCGCTGTTCGGCGGGCTGCTGCTCGCGCGCCTGGGCGAGCAGGCGGGCGTGACCGCCGGGCGGGTCACCGGCCCGCTGTGGTCGCCGTCCCTGACGGACGCGGCCCTGACCCAGCCGGGCCTGAGCGTGCAGGCCGGCCGGGCGGGCGTGCAGGTGGCGGCCATCGACCCCCTGAAGCGCGTGGTGCGGCTGAACGTGGCGGTCCGCGACGGCCAGGTGAACCTGAAGCTCAAGGAGCTGTTCGACGGGCTGGGCGGGGGCGGCGGGGCCGGCGGGGGCGGCGGCTGGCAGGTGCTGCTCAACCGCGTGGACGTGCGCGACACGCGCCTCACCGTGGACGGCAAGGGCGTGAACGTCCCGGACGGGCAGTTCGGCGTGAGCACCGCCGCGGACGGCACCATCCGGGTGCGCGGACGGACGGAGGAAGGCGACCTGAACGCCGACGTGCGCGTGCGCGACACGGCCGCCGGCCCGCAGGAGTACGTGGTGCGGCTGGACGCCGACGCCCGCGTCATCAACCACTACTGGCCGGCCGTGACCGCCGGCCGGCTGACCGGGCAGTACGTGTTCGGGAACGGGCCGGTGAAGGGTGAGATCAACCTGCGCGGCGGGGCGCTGCGCGTGCCGGACGCCGGGTTCGTCACGGTGACCGACATCACCGGGCACGCCACGCACGAGGGGGACGACATCGGCCTCACGCTGGAGGGGCGCGGCTGGGACGGCCCCATCACCGCCAGGGGCGGCGTGAGCCTGCGCGGCGGACAGGAGAACTGGACGCTCACCGCGGACGCCCGCCCCACCCTGCACGGCCTGGGCCGCGCGCTCGGCACCGACGGACAGGGCGACATCGACCTGCGGGTCACGGCGAACGGCTGGAGCACCGTGCGCGTCAAGGCCTACGTGAAGGCCCCGGAAGGCACCTTCGCGGGCGTGGACATGCGGGACGTGCAGGCCGAGTACACGTTCCTGAACCGCGACGGGCAGAGCACCCCGCAGACGAACGACGTGGCCTTCAGCGGCACCACCCTGCTGGCCGGCACGCAGGAGGTGCAGGGCCGCTGGGCGTTCGGCCGGGAGGGCCGCCTGACCTGGACAGGCGAGTTCGCCGGGCAGCCGCTGGACACCCGCGGGGACATTGACGCGCAGAACGTTGTGGCCGTGAGCGGCCGCGCGCTGGGGGGGCCGCTCAGCGGCACCTTCGCCCTGAACGGCGCGCGGATCGACGCGGTGCTGAATCCCGAGTACGGCGACGTGCGCGGCCGGATCGCGGTGCGCGGCACACCCCAGGACCTGCGCGGCACCCTGACCGGCGGGCAGGCCGGCCCCTTCCCGCTGTCCGGGCAGGCGACCTTCGGGCCCGCCGGCCTGAGCGCCGACCTGGGCACCGTGAAACTGGACCTGGATCCCAAACTGCGCGGCACCTGGCAGGTCGAGGGGCTGGCCGGCGCGGGCCTCACCCTGAACGGGGCGGGGCGCCTGAACGTGGGCACCGGGGACCTGAACGGCTGGGTGGCGGCACAGGTGCCGGGCGTGGAGGACACGCTGCGCGGCCCGCTGACCATGAACTTCCTGCAGAGCCGCGCGACCTTCACGGCCGGGCGGCAGGTGATCAACTGGCGCGGGAACCGTTTCGGGCTGCTGGCCCGCGACCTGCGCGTCGCCGGCGGCCTCACCGTGAACGGGAACGCGCTGTACACCACGGCCGGGCTGGTGGGCGGGCGCCTGACCGCCACCGGGAACGGCCTCCGCCTGACGGGCGTGGGCCAGGGCCGCACCGTGAACCTGCGCGGCAGCGTGAACGGCGTGAACGTGACCGCCGACGCGGAAACGAAAGCCCCCTTCCGCACCCAGGCCCGGCTGGACGGCACCGGCATCCAGGCCACCCTGAGCGTGCAGGACGGCATCCGCTTCACGCTGAACACGGCCGGAGCGCGCGCGCAGGGCGTGATCGACGGGCAGAACTGGACGGCGCAGGGCCGGGTCAACCTGGCCGCGCTGCGGCCCCTGGTAAACGTGGACGACCTGACCGGCACGCTGGACCTGAACCTGCGCGGGCTGGGCGGCAGCGCCCGCGTGAACGCCGCGGCGCAGGGGGCCCGCGTGCAGGGCGTGCTGACCCGCGCGGGCGGCGTGGCGACCGCCGACCTGACCGCCGCCGCGCAGGGCGCGGTGGCCCGCCTGAGTGGGCGGGTGTACCCGGAGGTGCGCGTGACCGGCACCGTTGAGGCGCAGGGACAGAGATTGAATGCCGCGCTGACCGGGCCGTACTCGGCGCTGACCGCCCGCGTGACCGGCCGCACCACCGCCCTCACGCTGGGCGGCGTGAGCTTGCCCGCGCAGGCCGTGAACCTGACGGGGACCCTCACGCCGGCCATGACCGCGCGGGGCCGCTGGGGCGACCTGAACGTGACCTACAGCGCCCGCACCGGACTGGTGGGCGTGCAGGGCACGCAGGCGCTCGGCGTCGCCGGGGTCAGCGCCCGCGTGACCGGGCAGGCCACCTGGGGACCCGGCTTCCAGGGGCAGGTGAACGCCAGCGGCGTCACCACGGACGGCGAATACCGCCTGAGCCTGCGCGGCCCCTGGTCCGGGCTGAACGTGCAGGCCCGCAGCCGCCAGGGCCTGAGGGCGACCGGACGGCTGGCCCTGCCGGACCTGACCTACCGCCTGAACGTGCGTGGCCCCCTGCCGGACGGCCTCTCGGTGCAGGGGCAGATCGCCGGGACCGGCCTGGACCCGCGCGGCACCCTCACTGTGTTCGACGCCGGGGGCGGCTCGGCCCGCGTGGCGCTGCGCGGCCTGGAGAACTTCGACGTCACCGCCGGCCGCCTGAGCCTGGGCGGGCAGACCGTGACCGGCACCCTGACCGCCCGCGCGGGCCGCCTGAGCGGCGACCTGACTGCCGGGCCGCTGCGGATCGTGGCGCGGGACGGGCGGTTCACCGCCTCCGGCACCTTCGCGGACCACCGCGTGCAGGCCGCCGGGCGGCTGACGCTGCCGAGCACCGTGTCGAACCTGACGCTGAATCTGGACGGCCCGTACCTGAGCGGGTCGGCGCGCGGCGACCTGACCAGCCTGCGCGGCGCGGTGCGCTTCAAGGGCACCACACTGGGCGCCGCCCCGGCCGTGGTGCGCGTGCCCGGGCAGGTCTTCCCTCTGACCGCGTCGGTCACGCCGCTGCGCGTGAGCGTGGGCGGACTGACCTGGGCGGGCGGCACGTGGTCCGGCGCGCAGTCGGCGGCGTACGCGCTGAACGGCACGCCGGGCCGGGTGCGGCTGACCGGATCGGGCGCGGTGCTGGCCGCCGAACCGACCGGGCCGCTGGCCGGCCGGGTCACGCTGCTGCCCACGCTGGGCGGCTCGCTGAGCACCAGTCTCGCGCCGGTCGTGACCGGCCTGCCGGCCGAGCTGCGCCGGGAACTCGTGCCCGGGCGGCTGGTGGCCCGCGTCGCGGGGACCGGCGCGGCCCTGAGCCTGAGCGGCACGCGGTACCTGGGCGACCCCCTGGGCCTGAACGCCCGCCTGAGCTGGGGCCAGGGCCTGCGGGTGAGCGGCGCGCTGACCCACCCGGGCACGCGGGTGCCGGTGGTGTTAGACGGCCGGAATCTGAGCGTGCAGGGCGCGGTCCTGAGCGGGCGGGCGCTGCGGCCCTGGCTGCCGGGCGCGCAGGGCACCTTGGCCCTGACCCTGAACGTGCCGGACCTGAACTTCGACCGGGCGCAGGGACAGGCGGACGTGAACCTGAGCGCGCAGGGGCAGACGGCCCGCGGGCAGGTCAGCCTGCGCGGCGGCCAGCTGAGCGCGAACCTGAGCAGCACCCTGGCCGGCCGGCGCGTGCAGGCGCGCGGGCCGCTGTACCCGCGTGCGGACGCCGTGCTTACCATGGATGGCGTGCAGGGCACCCTGACCGGGGACGCGCGGCGCGAACTGCGGCTGGTCGCGGCCGGCACCTTCGAGCGCCAGCCCCTCACCCTGCGGGTCACGGCGGCGGGCCTCACCAATGGTCGCGGCCTCGTCACGGCCACCGGCACGGTCCTGGGCGCGAACCTGGACGTGCGGGCCGCGCAGGGCCGGGGCGCCGGGCTGGCGGCCTGGGCCGTGGACGGCCAGCTGAGCGTGCCGGACCTGCGGCCCCTGGCCGGCACGGACGGGCGGCTGGCCGCCACGCTGGGCGGCACCCTGGCGGACCTGCGGGCCTCCGTGAGCGGGCAGGCGGCCGGCGTGGGCTTCGCCGGTCCGGTCCGGTACGCCGGCGGCAGCCTGAGCGTGTCTGGCGTGCGGGCCAGCCGGGACGGCGTGCAGGCGGTGGCGACCGGCACGGTCTTCCCCACCCTGAACCTGCAGGCGCGCGCGCAGCTGGACCTGGGCCTGCCCGGCACGTACACGGCGCAGGTGGGCGGCAGTTTCTCGCGCCCCCGGGTGGACGTGCAGGGTGTGATGCGCAATGCCCCGCAGGGCCTGCAGGCCGGGGGATCGCGGGTCGCGGCGCGGCTGTCCGGGAAGGACTGGCGGGCCACCTTCACGGGCGCACCCCTGAGCGGCACGGTGCGCGGGCAGCTGGGCGCGAACGCCCTGGGCGGCCTGCTGGACGCGGCACTGACGGTGAATGCACCCTTCCTGGCCGAGGGCGCCGCCGTGCGCCTGAGCGGGACGACCGGCTGGAACGCGAAGGCGGGGTGGAAGGGCAGCCTGCGGGCCGTGGGCGACCTGGGCGGTGAGGCGCTGGACGCCTTCCTGGACGGGCGCGGCGCTCTGGACGTGACCGCGCGCCTGGGTACTGGGACGCGCGAGGCGAACCTGCGGGCGCAGCTGCCCGCCAGTCTCCCCTTCCGGCCCGGCGGGACGGTGGCGCTCTCCGCTTTCGACGTGGGCGCCCTGTGGGGCCGCGCGGGGCAGCTGGCGGTGTCCGGGCAGGGCACGCTGGGCGGCCGGACCTGGGCGGCCCTGGAGGCGCGCTTCGCGGGCCGGGTGGCCGACACGGCCGGCGAGCTGAGCGGCGACCTGGGGCTGAACTACCGCGCCGGAAACGTGGACGTGCGCCTCGCGGGGCCGCGTGTGCAGGGCGGCGGAACGCTCCAGGACGGCGTGTACCGCGCGTCGCTGCGGGCGGAGGCCTTCAACGCGGCGCGCCTCCTCCCGGCCGGGCTGGACCTGCGCCGCCTGAGCTTCGCGGGCAGTGCCGAGGTGCGCGGCACCCTGGCACGCGGTCCGGAACTCGTGACCTTGAGGGGCGTGGCCGTGCAGGGCGAGCACGCGCAGGCGGGGCCCTTCACGCTGTTCGGCAGCGGGGAGTACCGGGAGGGCGCGGCGGGCCAGCCGGGCGTGCTGTCGGCGGCGCTGGCCGGCAGCCTGCGCGGCGGGGCGCTGCGCCTGGACGGCAGCCTGCCGTCGGGCGTGCGCCTGACCGTGCGGGACGTGCCCCTGGTCTACCCGGGCGCCGCGTCGCTGGGCGAGGGGCAGCTGACCACCGACCTGACGCTGCGCGGGACCGTACAGGACCCGGCGGTGGAGGGCACCCTGACTGCCCGGACCCGTGACCTGGACGCGCGGGCGACCGTGGCCGGCCGCCTGCGGAACCCGGACCTGACCGCCCGCATCACGCTGCTGGGAGATACGTCAGGCACGCTGTACGCGCAGGCGTCCGGGCTGGACCTGGCGCGCGGCACGGCGCAGGTGCGGGTGTACGGCGCGGCCGCGCAGGGTGAGGCGCGCGTCAACCTGGACCTGAACGGGACGTGGCCGGCGCTGCGCGGCACCCTGACCGCGCGCCTGAACGGCCTGGACGACCCGGTCACCCTGACCGGCGACGGCCAGGGCGGCTTCGACCTGACCGCTGGCCGGCTGGGCGGGGGCCGGGTGGCGCTGGCGCGCGGTAGTGGGTTCGTGCCGCTGGTGAGCGGCTCTCTGGCCCTGACGCCGCTGCCCCTGGTGGACGGCACCGGCGACCTGCGACTGAACGTGGCCCTGAGCGGCCCGGTGACGGACGTGCAGCTGGCCGGAACGCTCGCCGCGCCCCGCGTGACCGCGTTCGGCGTGACGCTGGAGAACCTGACCGGCACGCTGGCGGGCCCGCTCTCGCGCCTGACCGGCACGGTGCGGCAGGGCGGGCGGACGGTGGCGACACTGGCCGACTCGACATTGACGCTGACGGACCTGCGGGCCCAGGCGGCGGGCAGCACGGTCAGCCTGTCCGGCCCGGTGACGCTGGCGGGCGAGGCGGACCTGACGGCCTCGGCCACCGGCACCTTCGGCGGCACCGTGAAGGCCGCGTACCGCGCCGGTCAGCTCAGCCTGGACGGCGCGGTCACCGGCCCGCAGGACCTCCGCGCGGCCCTGAACGTGAAGGCGTCCCAGACGGCCGGGTGGAGCGGAAAGGTGCGCCTGACCGGCGGCCCGGCCGGCGTGCTCACTGATCCGGCCGACCTGAGCGTGGGCGGCCCGTTCGCGCACCCGCGGCTGGACGGCCCGGCCGGCGTGCTGGGCGCGGGCGTGCGGGTGCTGGCGACCACGGACGGGGTGCAGCTGCGCTTCGTGGACGGCCGGGGCGCCGCGGCGTCCGGGGTGCTGAGCCTGCGCCCGGACGAGAACGGCGAGTGGGTGTGGGGCGGCGCGGCCAGCCTGACCCGCCCGGAACTGAGCCTGAGCGTCACGCCGACCGGCCCGGTCGCGGACCCGCAGGTGCTGCTCAGCGTGCGGCGCGGGGAGTGGCAGGTGAGCGGCAGCGGCAGCCTGCGCCGCGCGGACCTGAGCGTCTCGGACGGCGAGCGGGAAGGCACGCTGGTGTGGACCGGCGAACGCATCGCGGCGAACCTGCCGGGCCTGAACCTGGCGCGGCTGGGCCTGGAGGGCGTGAGCGGCGTCGTCACAGCGACCGGGGAGGTCACGACCGGCACGCAGGACGGCGTGGTGAACGTGAACGTGCGCGGCCTGAGCACACCGGCGGAACTGCCGTACCTGGGCGTGGACCTGCGCGGGGACGTGCAGGCCCGCGTGACCCTGGACGGCGGGCGGCCCTCCGTGACCGGGGTGGCCCAGCTGCCGGCCGGTACGCTGAACCTCTCCGCGCGGCAGACGCCGCAGGGCCCGTGGGTGGGGCAGGCCAGCGGCACGCTGCGGCGCACCGAGCCCGCGCAGGGCGCGGCCGCCGGGCGCAGCGGCACGCTGGCGGTGAACGTGACGGCCAGCAGCACCGGCCTGAGCGGCACGGTGAACGCGAGCACCTACCCGCTGGACATCGCCGGGCAGCGCCTCTCGGTGAACGGCGCGGTGCAGCTGCAGGGACAGACCTTCGACCTGGACGTGGTGGCGCGCAGCACCCTCACGGCTGACGCGGCCGGGCAGGCCCGCATCCGCGGCAGCGGCGGGCTGGCCGACCTGATCCCGGCGTTGCAGGGCGTGCTGGCGGTCCGGCCCACCGACGCCGGCTACAGCCTGAACGCCGTGCTGGACGAGCTGAACATCGCGGACCTGAAACTCGCGCCGGCGCTGAGCGGCCGGGTGAACGGGGAATTCAACCTGCGGGAGGGGGGCGGCACCTTCCGCCTGGAGTCCGCGGCCCTGCGGGTCGGCGCGAAAACGCTGAGCGCGCGGCTGGAGGGCACGCAGGTGTCCGGCGACTGGCGCATCCGCGGGCTGCTGGGCGAGTCGGAGTTCACGGCCGGCCTGTCCGGCGGCGAGGTGTACGGCCAGGGGAACCTGTACGCCCTGCCGCTGGGCGCGGTGGTGGGCGCCCTGACGGGCAGCACCCCCGGGGAGGGCGTGGTGACGGGCGTGGCCCGCTTCCGCTTCCCGCTGGCGGACCCGCTGGCCGGCACGCTGGTCGTGGTGGCCGAGCGCATCCGCGTGAGCGCCACGAGCGGCGAGGGCGAGGCGCGCGTCACGGAGACGCTGCTGGGTTCCGGCACGCTGGACTTCGCGGCGCGGGAACTGCGGCGCGTGAACATTCAGCTGTCCGGGGCGGGCACCTGGGACGTGCGCGGCCAGTACACCCGCGAGAGTGTGGAACTGTCCGCGAAGTTCACCGGGACGACCTTCACGCCGGTGCTGCAGCTGGTGCCGGCGCTGGCGGGCCTGGACCCGTCCCTGAAGGGCACCCTGACCCTGAGCGCGGCGGGCACGTACGACCGGCCGCGCGGACAGGTGAACGTGGAGAACCTGTCGGGCACCCTGGCCGGCCTGAGTCTGCAGGTGCCGGCCTTCGCCGGGTTGCTGCCGGACAGCGGGGCCTTCAGTGGCGCGGGCCGCGTGAAGACGGGCGGCACGGTCGGCGCGGACGGCGAGGTGAAGGTCGCCGGGCAGCTCACGCTGGGCAAACTCGGCGGCACCCGCGTGACCTTCGGCGGCCTGCTGGCCCCGCAGGCGCTGGGCGCGCTGCCGGACACCACGCTGGCGCTCTCACAGGGCGAGAACGACACCTGGCGGCTGGACGCGCAGAGCCGCAGCACGAACCCCGTGACCGGCGCGGGCAGCCTCACCCTGACCGGGGTGCTGGCGCCCCGCTGGGACCTGACGTTGCAGGCGAGGAACTACAACCTGCCGATCAGCCTGATCTACGCCCGCGAGAGCGCCCTGAACGCCGACCTGCGCGCGGTGGACGACGGCACGCAGGTGCGGGTGACCGGCGCGCTGGACTTCATCCGCCTCACGCTGGGCCGCGTGAACGCCGTGAACGTGATTCCCGCGCCGGGCCGCACGACCAGCACCGACACCTCGCAGGGCGCGGTGGACTACGCCAGTCCGCTGCCGGAGGAGCTCACCACCTTCCCCCGCCCGCGTGACCCGAATGCCGGGGAGGAGCGGCCGGCCCTGCCGCTGCTCGAACGCCTAGTGTTCGACGACGTCGCCATCCGCGCGCCGAACGGCATCCGCGTGGACGAGAACCTCGCGCGGGCGGAATTCAGCGGGAACCTGGTGCTGTCCGGCACCGGCGCCCGGCCGCTCCTGACCGGGCAGATCACCGCGCAACGCGGTACCCTGACGCTGCGCGAGAACGACTTCACGATCACTTCCGGGGCGGTGCAGTTCGACGGCACGGGCCTGTTCCCCACCTTCGACCTGACCGCGACCGGGCAGGTCACGGCGGTCACGACCGGGCAGCGGGTGCCGGTCACGCTGAACGTGAAGGGGCAGTTCGTGGCCCGCAGTGACGGCGTGAACGCGCTGGACCTCACCACCACGCTGTCCTGCGCGGGCGGCAACGCCTGCCTGGACCCGGACACCCGCCTGGCGTACACCGAGGCGGAACTGTACGCGCTGGTCGCCACCGGCGTCCCGAACCTCACGGCGCTGCCCGGGAACCTCGCGGCGGTGGGCACGAGCGCCGTGCAGACAGCCCTGAACCTGTTCGTGCTGGGCGAACTGGAGCGCAACATCGCCCGGGCGTTCGGGCTGGACGTGTTCCGGTTCACGCCGAACATCGACGCGGTGACCGGGGAACTCGGCGCGACGTTCACGGTCGGGTCGTACCTGACGCGCTCGCTGTACCTGCAGTACCAGGTGGACCTGAAGGGCAACGGGCTGTTCGGAGCGACGTACACCACGCCGGACAACCGCTTCACGTTCAAGGTGAGCACGCCCCTGACCGGCCTGAACCTGGAGAGCATCAAGCCGAGCTTCAGTGCCGGCTGGAACTTCAGTGACCGGACGACCTTCACGGTGGCGTTGGAGAACGACGAGGACAAGGCCACCATCAAGTTCGGGGTGACGTTCCGCATCTACCCGCGGTACTGA